From a region of the Agrobacterium tumefaciens genome:
- a CDS encoding cyclic nucleotide-binding protein — translation MGLADIVGLAGAFFYLFAYALLQLRVLTIDDGRYTLLNVLGGVSLIYSLIWNFNLGSLISQVAWLLFTIIGYARFMLDRRRKAPPAQA, via the coding sequence ATGGGGCTTGCGGACATTGTCGGCCTTGCGGGAGCCTTTTTTTATCTCTTTGCCTATGCCCTGTTGCAGTTACGCGTTCTCACCATTGATGACGGGCGCTACACGCTTCTTAACGTTCTGGGCGGCGTATCGCTGATCTATTCGCTGATATGGAATTTTAATCTCGGCTCCCTGATCTCGCAGGTCGCCTGGCTTCTGTTCACTATCATCGGCTACGCGCGCTTCATGCTGGATCGCCGTCGCAAGGCACCTCCGGCACAGGCCTGA
- a CDS encoding LysR family transcriptional regulator, whose translation MQPSFRLPPLEALVVFEAASRLGSFSRAGNELGLTQSAVSRQISKLEAFIGSKLFERVPTGVRLTTIGENYSIDVSRLILDIASVTDGVRSWTGPSQITIACSRGIADQWFMPRLQTLKRDIPGIELRLRVTDDVAHLRLDEFDLAIFYRRERPIGVWLSELGQEEVIPVSAAGMANLMEQKAPVLISIEDSMREWQDWRDWWRSSQLSPPQDAIQWKLGDYGLCVAAASQGLGATLGWTWLIRDQLDSGVLVPVHSHTMRSEGKFYLMRPADRHQRRIVREVSDWLIANNQQTAR comes from the coding sequence ATGCAACCGTCATTTAGATTGCCGCCATTGGAGGCGCTTGTTGTTTTCGAGGCTGCATCGCGGCTGGGCAGTTTCTCCAGGGCGGGTAATGAGCTTGGTCTGACGCAAAGCGCTGTCAGCCGCCAGATCAGCAAACTTGAAGCGTTTATCGGCTCCAAACTCTTCGAGCGTGTGCCGACAGGTGTGCGATTAACAACCATCGGAGAGAACTACTCGATCGACGTTTCGCGGCTCATCCTCGACATCGCAAGCGTCACGGACGGCGTACGCTCCTGGACCGGCCCCAGCCAGATCACCATCGCCTGTTCGCGCGGGATTGCCGATCAATGGTTCATGCCGCGCCTTCAGACCCTGAAACGCGACATCCCCGGCATCGAACTGCGGTTGCGCGTCACCGATGACGTGGCCCATTTGCGTCTGGACGAATTCGATCTTGCTATCTTCTATCGCAGGGAACGACCAATTGGCGTCTGGCTTTCCGAACTCGGCCAGGAAGAGGTCATTCCCGTGTCAGCGGCAGGCATGGCCAACCTCATGGAACAGAAAGCGCCGGTTCTGATCTCGATCGAAGATTCCATGCGAGAATGGCAGGACTGGCGTGACTGGTGGCGGTCATCACAATTGTCGCCACCGCAGGACGCAATTCAGTGGAAGCTGGGAGACTACGGCCTCTGTGTTGCGGCGGCGTCGCAAGGGCTTGGCGCAACACTTGGATGGACATGGCTGATCCGCGATCAGCTTGATAGTGGGGTCCTTGTCCCGGTCCATTCCCATACAATGCGCTCAGAAGGCAAATTTTACCTGATGCGGCCGGCCGATCGCCACCAGCGAAGGATTGTGCGCGAGGTTTCAGACTGGCTCATTGCCAACAATCAGCAAACCGCGCGCTGA
- a CDS encoding transporter substrate-binding domain-containing protein: protein MPVLFDAQERFAGGDLSSVPRIRFLMSVDFPPFNFTDQEGRLAGFHVDLVREICAQLKVESKCQVQALPFDELEAALEMGEGEAVISGIASSSDLRKSFTFSRPYLLLPARFAVNKAVKLEGTMIDALSGKKVGVLTGSRHEQMLKAFFPKVAANGFDGYDAMYDALKTGKVDAVFADGLRLPFWVSGTASEGCCALFGGPYMSDRFLGEGLTIMAVDPDNVLVPAFDQALAALSRNGRLEEIYRRYFPYGLY from the coding sequence ATGCCGGTGCTTTTCGATGCGCAGGAGCGGTTTGCCGGCGGCGATCTGTCTTCGGTGCCGCGTATCCGGTTCTTGATGTCTGTCGATTTTCCGCCCTTCAATTTTACCGATCAGGAAGGGCGGCTCGCAGGTTTTCATGTCGATCTGGTGCGGGAAATCTGCGCGCAATTGAAGGTCGAGAGCAAATGCCAGGTTCAGGCATTGCCGTTTGATGAGCTGGAAGCGGCGCTGGAAATGGGGGAGGGCGAGGCTGTCATTTCCGGTATCGCGTCATCATCGGACTTGCGAAAGAGCTTCACCTTCTCACGTCCTTACCTTCTCTTGCCGGCACGCTTTGCAGTCAACAAGGCGGTAAAGCTCGAAGGGACGATGATCGATGCTCTCTCCGGCAAGAAGGTAGGGGTTCTGACCGGTTCGCGCCATGAGCAGATGCTCAAGGCATTTTTTCCGAAAGTGGCGGCCAACGGCTTTGATGGCTATGACGCCATGTATGATGCCCTAAAGACCGGCAAGGTGGATGCCGTTTTCGCAGACGGCCTGCGTCTGCCGTTCTGGGTGTCGGGCACTGCCTCCGAAGGCTGCTGCGCGTTGTTCGGTGGACCTTATATGTCTGATCGTTTTCTGGGCGAAGGCCTGACGATCATGGCCGTCGACCCGGACAACGTTCTCGTTCCGGCTTTCGATCAGGCGCTTGCGGCTCTGTCACGCAATGGCCGGCTAGAGGAAATCTACCGCCGCTATTTTCCTTATGGATTATACTGA
- a CDS encoding helix-turn-helix transcriptional regulator, producing MLSHETIWIAIDTLAERHQLTPSALAKRAGLDPTSFNKSKRFGPDGRKRWPSTESVSKVLEATGASIDQFFGYAFGKTGQATQPADAHNAIPLLGFAQAGSGGFFDDGGFPAGQGWDVIEFPSSPDRKQGVYALEVQGESMMPLYRDGDILIVEPGAQVRRGDRVVVKSRDGEVMAKVLARQSPKNIELLSLNPEHPNRSFDMAEVEWIARIIWASQ from the coding sequence ATGCTTTCACACGAAACGATCTGGATCGCGATCGATACGCTTGCAGAACGTCACCAGTTGACGCCTTCGGCGCTGGCCAAGCGCGCAGGCCTCGATCCGACATCGTTCAACAAGTCGAAGCGGTTCGGTCCGGACGGTCGCAAACGCTGGCCCTCCACGGAATCCGTCTCGAAAGTCCTGGAGGCGACCGGCGCGAGTATCGACCAGTTTTTTGGCTATGCGTTCGGAAAAACCGGACAGGCGACCCAGCCTGCCGATGCACACAATGCCATTCCGCTGCTCGGTTTCGCTCAGGCCGGCTCCGGTGGCTTTTTCGATGACGGCGGCTTTCCGGCCGGCCAAGGGTGGGACGTTATCGAATTTCCGTCCTCCCCGGACCGCAAGCAGGGTGTCTATGCGCTGGAGGTGCAGGGCGAAAGCATGATGCCACTTTATCGTGATGGCGACATCCTCATCGTCGAGCCCGGCGCACAGGTACGCCGAGGCGATCGCGTGGTAGTGAAAAGCCGGGATGGTGAGGTTATGGCAAAGGTTCTCGCGCGGCAAAGCCCCAAGAACATTGAGCTACTCTCCCTCAATCCGGAACATCCCAACCGCAGTTTCGACATGGCAGAGGTAGAATGGATTGCCCGGATTATCTGGGCAAGCCAATAA
- a CDS encoding response regulator transcription factor: MSELAIIIADDHPLFRGALKQAVSGIEGQQTIIEAGDFEAARKAAAERNDADLMLLDLSMPGVSGFSGLMALRAEFASLPIVIVSATDDATTVRRAIELGASGFISKSSGIDDIRDGIRAVLEGDVWVPASHRGAKEQDPDVADLIQRLRTLTPQQSRVLGMLAEGLLNKQIAYELNVSEATVKAHVSAILLKLKVDSRTQAVIQLSKINSPAMVA; this comes from the coding sequence ATGTCGGAACTTGCCATCATCATTGCAGACGATCACCCGCTTTTTCGAGGAGCCCTGAAGCAGGCAGTATCTGGCATTGAGGGCCAGCAGACCATCATAGAGGCCGGGGATTTCGAAGCCGCCCGCAAGGCCGCCGCCGAGCGGAACGACGCGGATCTGATGCTTCTTGATCTTTCCATGCCTGGTGTCAGCGGATTTTCAGGGCTGATGGCGCTGCGGGCGGAATTCGCCAGCCTGCCTATCGTCATTGTCTCTGCCACTGATGACGCCACCACGGTGCGCCGCGCAATCGAACTGGGTGCTTCCGGCTTCATCTCCAAATCGTCAGGCATCGACGATATTCGCGACGGCATCCGTGCCGTTCTAGAAGGCGATGTCTGGGTACCGGCCAGCCACAGAGGCGCAAAGGAACAAGATCCTGATGTGGCTGATCTTATTCAGCGGTTGAGGACCCTTACGCCACAACAGAGCCGCGTTCTCGGCATGCTGGCCGAAGGCCTTCTGAACAAGCAGATCGCCTATGAACTGAATGTCTCCGAAGCGACCGTGAAGGCGCATGTGTCAGCAATCCTGCTGAAACTCAAGGTCGATAGCCGCACACAGGCGGTCATCCAACTTTCCAAGATCAACAGTCCGGCAATGGTGGCCTGA
- a CDS encoding DUF952 domain-containing protein: protein MQEQPAIIYKIVPETLWAAAKVKGVFEGAPIDLADGFVHFSTAKQAMETASRHFAGQAGLLLVAVSGEALGEKLVYEPSRGGDLFPHLYASLPMTAVLWEKPLVLGEDGRHQFPENLS from the coding sequence ATGCAGGAACAGCCCGCGATCATTTACAAAATCGTCCCGGAGACGCTTTGGGCTGCCGCTAAGGTCAAAGGCGTTTTTGAAGGCGCGCCGATCGATCTGGCCGATGGTTTCGTTCACTTCTCGACGGCCAAACAGGCAATGGAAACCGCATCGCGGCATTTTGCTGGACAGGCCGGTTTGTTGCTTGTTGCCGTGAGTGGAGAGGCTCTCGGCGAAAAGCTGGTTTATGAGCCTTCGAGAGGCGGCGATCTATTTCCGCATCTCTATGCCTCTCTCCCCATGACCGCCGTGCTCTGGGAAAAACCTCTTGTCTTGGGCGAGGACGGTCGCCATCAGTTTCCGGAGAACCTGTCATGA